GTAACAAggttcgacagggtggatgcaggaagaatgttacaGATGccaggggaatctagaaccacgGGTGaaagtctaaggatatggggtaaaccattgAGGACTGAGAATAAGAGAAAAATCTTCACCTCgaaagtgatgagcctgtggaattgtcgcccacagaaagcaactgaggccaaaacattatgtgtTTTAAAGAAAGAGTTCGATAAAGTTCTTAGGGCTATTGGGATTGAGGGATTTGGGGGAAaagcaggttactgagttggatgatcagctaagatcgtaatgaatggtggcgcAGAATCGAAAAGCCGAATGGTCTATTCTTGCCCCTtacattctatgtttctataccttTCCTAATTTTTGCACAAGCCCCAACTGTTAGGAAGATGGGCGTTGCAGGGTCGGATGAGCACCGATTTTGTCCTTCTGTAGTGGCTTGGTACAACTGAGTGCATTGCtgcatcatttcagagggcaggtaagacACATCTTTTGCATGGGTGCGAAGTCACACGGAGACCAGGCCAAATAAAAACGGCATGTTTCCTTCACTGAGAGCAGTAGGTTCACCTCATTCTGCTCCTCCTACTCGTTCTGCGAGAATGATGGGCATTCATCCCCAGCATGTAGCTGAAGTTCCTGACTTATCTGCTTTGGCTAATTGTGCAACTCACAATAGACTACCACAATGCAGCAGACCGTTGAAACGCCACATTGGAGATTTCCCCCAGAACTGCAAAGCACCACAATCTCATCTTGGCCTGCAATATGATTGCTCTCGTGGAGCAAATGTAGCCTGGTAATGTTCCAATGCCACGGATCCAAACTAATATCCTAAGAGACACGTTTACTAGATCGCCCTTCACCCAGAAGCCACACATTGGGGCTCGCTGCTGATGTAAACAGTTGAGACACACGAGGCAGCCTCGAGTTGTACGCATCTTAGCAACTACCATGGAACCTTGCAAGTTATTGGAAGAATctccatagagtcataaagttttacagcataaaaagaagccattcggcccatcgtgtctacgcaggccatcaagcacctatttattctgatcccacttcccagcacttggtccataggctTGTATGCTATGAATTTCAAATGCGCATCTAAAtgattcttaaatgttgtgagggttcccacctctaccacactTCCAAGCAGAGTTCCAGATACACAccgcctctgggtgaaaagattttcctCTAACCCCCTCTAAATCTAATGCACCCTACCTTAAATCGATACCCCTGCTTATTGGCCTCTCTACTAAGGGAAAACGTTTcttcctacctttgaccctcataattttgtacacctcaattagctcAGTTGTCCTGGCAGCTTATATTGGCGAAATGTCCGCCAAAGTACGCACCCCAATACTTGGTATGTCTCTTATCTCAGAAAGATTCTGCACTTCCAGATCTCTTGCCGTGCAAGGAATCATCCTTGTTTCTTTTTCCTATTACACTGAATTGTGCGCGGCAAAATTGCGCCTCCAGCAATACATGAGGGTTGCAAACATTCAGAATGAAGTGCATACGAGTAGATATTCCTCGGCTATTTTCAGAGTATTGTTAAAAATGAGTTTTCATGGACCCTTAGAATATTGATGAAACGGATAGTTATTGCGAAGAAATATTGTCTCAGGTCAATGCAACGGGAACATAACCACAAGTTAAATGGAGGTAGGGATAGAGCATACAGCTCTATCAGTCAATGCGAGGTGATTTCCCTGCTAGATCCATATATCTGCTGAGTTGCTTATTGTCCAAAACGCCATCAATTTCAGTCTTCGTTATCCACTCAGCATCCATAGTTCTCTTGGGCTGAGAATTCTAAAAAATCACAACTCAATCAACTTTAGAGTTTTGTCATGGTGGATGTACCGAGGATGTTTTCCGTGGCTAAAGGGTCAAGGATAATGGATGCTAAGGGAATCAGAGGATATCAGGAAAAAGTAGGGAGATATAGCCGAGGTACAAGATCAGATAATCGTCTTGAATAGTGGAGCTgatgactgaatggcctacttttattCTTCATACTAACACTCCTGGCGAAAAAAAACTTCTAATTTCACTCCCACATGGCTGAATTCCTACCTGAGACCATGTTTAGACTCTAGCTGGGAAAAACAGGGTGTCAATATCTGCCCTGTCAAGAATTACTTTCTAAGAATTgcgtatgtttcaatgagatcgcgtGTCTTTCTTCTAAGCTCCGAAGAATATTCAATCTCACCGttccatcccagaaatcaatctagtgaacctctctTGCACCTCACTTAAGGAATGCAGTTTTATTCATGCAATGAGCCCAACACTAAACATGGCATTCCAGGTATAATCTCACTAAATCTATATGCAATTGCAGTAAGATGTCCTCACTCATATGCTCTAATTCCACGACAGACTAAAATAGAAATTTCAGTTGTAATTGCTTTCATTTAACTTTCCCATGATTCGTATAAAAGGACAGACAATGTCTCTGAATACTTTCTTTGGTTGTCTCAACTTTTAATAAATATGCTGTTTTTCATTATTCATACCAAGTGGATAATCGTGTAAtaccctacattatactccagctTCCATCATCTTGCCCAATCACTTAACTGATCTATATCCATTTTCACTTCTTTGTGCCCCATTGACGGTTTATTTTCCCACCTAGTTCTTTATCGACAGGAAATTTAGATAGATCACATTTGGTACGCTCACCTAAATCGCTTATTGGGATTATAACTAGCTGGAACATACTCATAGCTCTGTGACACGGCAGTAGTTACAACCTGCTGTCCTGACATAATCTATTTATCCTTATCCTGATTTCTGTCTGTTAATCAATACTTGATCAATACCAATATATCACTCCTTATCGCACACGTTTTTTGTGCACCGACTTTGGATGTGGCACTATATCAAAAGTCTTTGAAAATCAAAAAAGAACGTCTACTTGCCCTCTTTCATTTACTGTTAGTTACACCCTCCAAAATTGGAATAGATGTGTCAATTGTAGACAAATGGCTACAGATTTGTCCTTGTCAACAGGTTAGTTAAGAAGATCAGAGTTGTAACTGAAAGACTGAAGTGCTGCAAGCTACCAACAGTTAAGTAGAAGTTTAAAATAGCCAATAAAGGAGAGTTAATTTCAGTTACTTCAGAAGCGATATATCGCAAGTAGAAAGCAAAAAAAGGACGCAACATAAGTAAATAAGCAATAGGAAGCTTTCAAATTGCATATATTTTCGCATACAAACCCTTCTTGACGGCCACGGGAATATGAATTAAAAAACGGGAGGTTGATGACGAATGCCAGGTAcaggaaacatttttaaaaaggcagacTACAGAAGTGTAAAATGGCATAAGGCGGTCACGAAAAATATGACAAAAGATTGGTGAGTTACAGAATAGGGGAGTCAATAAATGTTATGAGCATTTACAAACTAAACAATTAATAAAAGTAATGGTGAAAAGGTAAGGTCAAAATGGGAACCTTCTTGCGAAGGCAGATACAACGGAGGTATTGAATGAATAATTTTGCATCAGTTTTCGCAAAATAAAGTGTTGAGTTAATGTCCTAGTGTGGGAGAAGCGTGTTGTGATATTCGAAAGTATAACAATAAAAAACAAGTACTAAATAGGTGGGCATCGCTTAAATTAAGTTACACAGCCCAGTGAGCACGAAGCATATATTCCTGCTTAAAGTTAGTCTGGGGGCATTATAAACGGACTATAACTTATCACACCAGAGGACAGAATGATTGCAAATGTTGCAGCCCTTTTCTAGAAAGATTTGGCATATCAGGGCGACAGAGGAGTAATGAGATAGGCTAACTGCACTTAAAATTAAGAAACCACACGTACTGATGCACCCAAGCATACTGAGATAAGTAAAGGCGGAAATTTTGGATGCCCTGACAATTGTTAGCAATAGAGGGGCCACTAATTTCAGGGATTTGGAATGGGCTGTCTTTAGGGATGGTAGAAGCACATTCCTTGAAAATTTTCAACAATAATTGGACATTTGCTTAAACAAGACTAATTTGCAGCGCTACAAAACTAGGTTCTGAGGTTACATCGGACAGCACAAGAAAAGAACCTCACAGAGACAATGGTCTTCATCGCAGACATTCTTCTGTTTGTAAGATTCTATCATTCTGATATCCCTCATACCATGGAACAAGAATGACAATATTGCTTTTTTCTTGCTACTGAAGTTGATATTTACTTCGGAACAGAAATCGTTCAGGAATCTGGCTTTATATCCCTCCGTGCCGTCTGATGCTTCACTCAGCCCCAGGCTAATCGCAAAAAAGCCGAAAAGACAAATTGAAAGACCCAGGAGTTCCCAGATACACGTGTGATCAAACTGTGATTTTGCAATTTTTATTATTTCAGGTTTATAATCTATTTCGTCACGTTAAAAGTAACATGCACTTGAGAACCAACATATTATTAAATTCAGTAAGTATCTTTACTTTATTTAATCTGCGCCTTAATTTGTCAATGGAATCTTCAGAAACAGAAAAACGTGCTTTAGGATCGCAGTGACACATGATTAACGGGATTCAACGTAAAAACTCCCAAGTTTATTTCATCATTAAGAAAATTTTGAATCAAATAGGTGAGCCTCATGCATTACAACTGGACGGATGACAACAGTGATCGTTGTTTTCAACCTCATTTATCAGTATGTGGTGGTTAAAATGTTTTTGTTGTAGTATGCACCTAAATAGTTGGAGCATTAACCGTACAACTTGGATGCCTATTGTAAATACAATTGCATCAATTTTAATGGGAACTTCACTATTGGTTTCTCTTGCCATCTGTTTAGTCAGCATCCCTGCGGTTAACACTGAAGCGCCGTTGCGCTTTAGGTTTACTGCGACTTTCTCCAAGTTCTGTGCAGTGATTATGTAGTTGCTTTTGCACGAAAGTGCAATCTGTCAGAGATTTTCGCAATCTTAAAGAGCGGGTTGCTGCAAGCGAAGTGCACAAGCGGACCAATTAATTCTTTACTGGTTGGTGTTTGTAACAAGAACAAAAATATCCATCAAATTTTCTTTGCTAGTCTCGTGTCTTGGCTGTAAAGGTATCCATGTGATCAGTAATGCAAGAAAGAGACATATAAGTGCTAACAAAGTTGTCCCAAAATTTTAAGTGCCGACGTTACTTTGCCCTGAGAGGAAAAGTAGAAAACATATTTTGACATATTTAGGCTATGCTACTGACCATTGTTTGAAGTGAATTTCATCGGTGTTGTTCGCAATATTATATCGATCCGATTTTCGTATACTGTAGGCTTGCAAGAGTGAATGATTGCGACGTATTGGAatgcgatggcctggtggtattatcactagactatcaatccgGAAACCTAGCTAATGTGCTGCgcacccgagtttgaatcccacaacggcaggaatttgaattcaatttttaaaatctggaattaaggatctactgatgaccatgaaacgattgtcggaaaatcccttttggttcattaatgtcctttcggaaaggaaatccgccgccctcacccggtctggcctaatgTGATTCTCGGCCCACAGTACCTCTTATCCACCCTCTGAAGTggcatagcaagccactcaaatttGGGGAtgactagggatggggaataaatcctGGTCcagcagtgacacccatgtcccacgaatgaataaaaaaaacctatcAGATTGTGACAAGTGAAAATAAATATTATCTTTTTATTGTTTTCAATTGGAACTTGGTTGTCAAGCCGCTATCATATGAGTTTCTCAAAGTCATGGCCCAAAGTATGTAAATAATAATCATTAATATCATTAGTAGCGGTAGCCTTGTTCATATTATTGTACATTACTTATCTAAAGGATCAGTGAGTAAATTGGTGACCGATTATAGATTTTCCACATGTGGAATGGGGAGGAGTAGGTTACTTCCCTTGTTTGTGCCCCGCTAGCTTGGTTCAGCCTGGCTAATAAGAGGAAATAACAATTCAAGTAATTTTGTGCAAATAATATCGCAGTCTTCCAACTAGGCGACACCTTGTGTCATAGCGTGCTAAATTGTTAAAGAAACATTACTCAAGTGTTCCATTCCTACCTATCATTCAATTATTACATTGGTAAGTGTGCACAGAACTTAGCTCAGCTCTGGGATCCCCGTATTTAAGTAATTTGTTAGCACTCTCGAAATTCAAATATGACAAGTGGTGCTATACAGAGAAACCAAAGGAATCCCTGAACATGGAAGATTACAAGCCACGTGATAGAATGGGGCAACAGGCGGGTAAAACATGAACTTAAATAATTTTGATTCAGACTTTTGAAAAACAAACAGATATAATGAGTCCAGTTCATGAACCCTAGTGTCAGCATCTTTGATCAGCAAATTTTAATGTTTATGCTAGGAACCAATCCTCAGAaccttttccaatttttttcattTTATACACAATAATATCCTTGTCCGTTAACCTATCAACAACCAGGCAGTCAAAATACTCAGGTAGCAGCACTTCATGGAAAGAAAGGGAGCCATTTCCTTTTCGCAATGCGGAAGAGAGATAAATTGTGGTGTCTGGATTAGCAAGATAATGCAATGTTCTTATCAGCGAAGAGTAATAAACTGAGCTATAAACAAGATCCGAACCTAAGATGAAGTCATAGTCTTTAGAAAAGTTGGTGTGATCTTCACCCCAGGTCAGGGGACGTACATTCAAACGATGTCTGCAAGCAGAAGGAATGTTGATGGCGATGTTGTATTCCATTTGATGCAATATTTTTGGTTGATCTGTCAAGGTAACATTTCCACCTGCCAAAAAGAAGAGAAAGGTTATCCATCCACATTAATGACTTGCCCTTGACAGCATGGTTTCATTATCTTTGGCGAACATGGAGGCAAaagggtggcattgtggcacagtggcacagctgcctcacagcgcctgggaccgggGTTCAGtcccggcctggggtcactgtctgtgtggattttgcacgttctccctgtgtctgcgcgggtttcctccaggttctccggtttcctcccacagtccaaagatgtgcgggttagattgattggtcttgctaaattgaccctagcgtcaggggattagtagggtaaatatatggggttatggaaatggggtctgggtgggattgtggtcggtgcagactcgatgggctgaatggccttctcctgtattgtaaggattatatgattctatgattcataaggTAACGGTTCTGAAAAGAAGAATGTTCCTGTAAGTATGGATCGCCTGAGATAGTGACAGACTCTACGGTCCAATCACAGATATAACTGGGATCATTATATGCCCGGAAGCACTGACCCAAATGTTAGGGGGCACATATGCTTTCAGTGATCTAAATAGGGAACGGTACAGGTGAACGTAAAACtagactgattttttaaaaagtatgacTTGTTTTAAAGTACATAGAGAAGACAATCGATCTTGCTTGCTTTACTAACTCTTTCCAAAATGATTGATTATTGGAAAGTCGTTTCTTTCCATTTATGTAGGTGACATCGCCAATGAGCCAAGTGATGTACCTCCCGAGAGTACAACACTCGCCCCCACCTGACAGACGTCACCATATGCCAATTACTGGAATGACTTCGCCCTTTGGCAAATCATTCACTTTAAGGACAATTGGCTGTTTATTTCATTTGGAAGCGATTTGGTTAGTGGATTAATTTATCATCTAAGTGTGGGACAAACTTCAAAGTTGACTTTCAGTAACGTGCACGACCAAATACAATTATTTGAGGCCATTCGAACGCCCCTTACCCACAAATAGTTCCTAAACGGCAGAGGTTTTTGTTATAATGCATAAAGCCATAAAGCCCAGAAATCAGTCCGCATTTCCATTCTTTGAAATAATTTCCCAGTTAAATCTATTTTTCTGGTACTGCTTCGGATTCCAGCAAATCTCGTAATTTAAGGCACACATAGCttttggggaaaaaaacaatAGTATTCTGAGTTAAACAGCTCCTAATAACCCCATGGATTttgttttgccaattatttgtgtCCTTCAGTGAGTAACCTTTGTACAGACAGAAACAACTTTTCCCATCAATGCGCATTCAGAATTTTCAAGGCCTTATTACATCTCTTAATGTTAGTGCATTTGAATGTGATAACAGTGCTAAATTTCTATTTGGCAGTGGACATTTGCATCCTCTGTAAATCTTAATGCTCTCTGCACTCAGGGGAACAATCTCGGTTTCCCTAACCTCTCCATACCCGAATCTCACGAACTCTGATAAAACACTATGGAAGCCATGCCTTCACATGTTTTCAAAAGTGTGGTATCCAGAATTGGAACAATGCCCTAActgagcccatgtcactgaattttaaatgtttatcataacttccttcattttgtattttgcctttaattACAAATAAAATTATTCCGCACCTTTTTCTAGCAGCTTTCTTAATTTGCACTGTtatatccaaagatgtacatATATGAGCCATAGGATCTATCTCTTGCTCCACCCCTTTAAAATTCGGCACGGTAGTTAACATTACTTGAGAGAGTAGTCAACGAGATTTATTGTTTTCATCGTATGACCACAAAAAACAAACGTTGAACCTTCAGATTTTGGGTTGAAATAAACTGGAAGATTTTGGAAGATTGCTATCAAAGACGCAGGTAAACTGGTTCAGGGAGACATCTGTCTTTGAGCTGATCTGGTGAGACGCGGACGTTTATACGTCTTTATGTCTGTGAATGGTAATCATGAGGTTACGACCATTGAAACATTTGATTGCCATTGTCATTAGGCCTAAACGTCTTTCTCTGTTTTAGTACCTTCCTTAACTCCAATTTCCCCAAAATAAACAATTTACGGAAATTCCCGAAGCCAGGGGGCAAATGATTATCTCCCCTGATAGTCTGATCATATTTTCCAATCTGTATCTATATCATTTATCAGATGTCGCTTACATGCTTTGCATTTACAGAGGATGCAAATTCCCACTGCCAAACAGAAATTTAGTACTGGTTATTGCATTCAAATGAACTAACCCGAACACTCAGGTCAACGTCAGGTATGTAGGCGGAAATGAGTGGAATGTTTTCATTTCCTGTGCGATAATGTCACTTTGAAACCTCTTGTAGAATATTGACTTCGATTTCGAAATTACTACATAACAAATGCAAGTTTACAGTAATGACTTGCAAGGGATTTTGACCAAAGCCCGTATTAATTGGTGGGGCGCGTGGAAGGCGGGTGGTTGAAGATAAAAATTATTCCTATCGTTCGTCATTCAGAGGCTGACGATACTGTTTTACAAGACGTATCATTATCGCCCGCATTCCTTTCTAAAATTGTGAAGTTCCTTGCGACTCCATCTGTTACTTACCTAGTAGTGTTGCTAGAATTCCCACAATTCCGGTGCCCGATCCCAGTTCAAGCACTTTCTTCCCAGTGAAACTGATGTTCTCTTTCTCCAAATATCGGCAAAGAGCAATTCCCTGAAAATAATGAGCACATAGGCACATTAGGAAAAATATATTCCTCGCAGTTGTGTTCCATTGCCTGCTGTCAGACTAGTATGGGTGACGGGTGTGAACAGGTGCCTGCACAGGGGTAAAACAAAAAGCCGATGAAAAATGTTTTCATCTGGTAACCGTCATGAAATATAATGGCGGCACCTCTaaccaccgacccccccccccccccccccacggccaaCCTTCAACACAGTAACATAGTTGTATGGAGGTCTCAGTGCAACATGTTGTTGTAGTACTCAATCTCAAAGTCCAGGAAGTAACAATGTTCCATCAGCGTGTACTACTTTAGCATCATGAACATTACCCAAGGATCCTGACCTAAAGGGACGACATTGTGAAAATAGCGCCGGacatgttttattcattcatgaaattTAGGCGTCGCTGACTGTAAcatcatttattacccatcgctaattgcccttgaactgcgtgGTGTGTGAGGCaattttcagagagcatttaagagttaaccacatctgGAATCACTTGAAGGCCAGACTAGATAAGGGTGGTAGAttccctcccctaaaggacattagtaaatcaagtgggttgctacaacaattgacaatggtttcattatcaTCATTATCATTCCtcatttaattgaattcaaattttaccatctgccatggtgggatttgaaccctagcCCCCAGAGAAATACCCTAGGTCACTGGAGTACTTGTCCAAGCACCAGTACTAGAGACAATGCCATTAGTCCATCGCTTCCCCTATTGTTATATAATGAGCTTCAAGAATGTCTAACATTCATCATGAAAAAGGCTGAGGATCAGATAGTCGTGGAAAGTCATTTCTTCAGATTCAATATGTGGGAGAATTTCAATCATGTGACGGATTGAAATGATGGCCGGGAATTTGTGGTGGTGCGGGGGTCTCGGCCACCGGCTAGAGGGCCAGCGAAACCCTTGTTCTACCTCTCTTCTGGAAGTCCCAGCTCACCCTGTGCCACTCAGATACTTAACAGGCCAGAGGCGGGCCTTTCGCCGGAGATCAAAGGGCTGGAAGTCCCGGCTGCAAAGAGCTGCCGGCCATGTAGAAGCCAGATGCCCTTCTGCATTCAGCAGAGCTATGTGGAGGCTGCGCTGCTGCCGGTGTGACACCCATCGGAAGCCTCGGACCGTCGAGAGACCAGGTACAGGTAAGTGATGACGAGGTAGGTGTCGcaggggaaggggatgggggtcAGGGTGGCTCTCAGTGTCCCTGCTTCCCGACTCCAGATTCTTTGACCAGACACGGAGTGACTCTGAACCAAAAAACCCCGGGGaccccacacacaaatacgccaaGGTTTGTCTGTTGGAATTCTCCACACACTGagcacccctccccttccccatgcctaccccctcccctcccgcccactGCCCACGTCTTCTACTCTAGCCACCGTTAGCTTAATACCAAGGACGGCGGATGAGTTCCTTAATCGGTCGGAGGAAGGAAGGTGGCGGCTCCCCACACGGAACCCTTGGACCAATTGAATGCCACCGCAAACCAAAATCGTCTCCGGGGAAGAGATAAGATTCAGTGTGTTATGTTGACCTGTTTTTAAATCCCAAATTTTAAGAAAGAGCAGGAATAGAGGACAGTTGCAAACCCACCGTAACAAAGAGCTGACAAAGATGCATTTTTCTGAAAGAATGACTAATGTATTAAATTAATGTATGTGACAGACAGGTTTTTGCTTTATCTGACCAATCCGGCGCACTTACTGCATCCCAGATATAAGCAGACACGCCGAGATTCGGGCTGGTACTTCGAGCGATCTTTAAGTTGTATCCGCAGAACTCGAAGTTGTCCTGGTTGATGTAGTAGATCGAATTCTGATTCGGGTCTTTTGTGGCATCGTCGCCGGAGTTCTCCTGGCAAGTAGTGCTGC
This Mustelus asterias chromosome 18, sMusAst1.hap1.1, whole genome shotgun sequence DNA region includes the following protein-coding sequences:
- the LOC144506893 gene encoding EEF1A lysine methyltransferase 3-like: MSSTTCQENSGDDATKDPNQNSIYYINQDNFEFCGYNLKIARSTSPNLGVSAYIWDAGIALCRYLEKENISFTGKKVLELGSGTGIVGILATLLGGNVTLTDQPKILHQMEYNIAINIPSACRHRLNVRPLTWGEDHTNFSKDYDFILGSDLVYSSVYYSSLIRTLHYLANPDTTIYLSSALRKGNGSLSFHEVLLPEYFDCLVVDRLTDKDIIVYKMKKIGKATRSLRLRKSLTDCTFVQKQLHNHCTELGESRSKPKAQRRFSVNRRDAD